The proteins below come from a single Zea mays cultivar B73 chromosome 8, Zm-B73-REFERENCE-NAM-5.0, whole genome shotgun sequence genomic window:
- the LOC103636067 gene encoding glycine-rich protein DOT1 produces the protein MDGGKSSGIGGNVEGGGGDGKSGVGAVKGGGSNSMGGAGSGNSGGGVAGHGDGAGKSGSGGDGMMKAPGGGGYIPRSYFEANPKEFFQGLHQQGGGGKK, from the coding sequence ATGGACGGCGGCAAGAGCAGCGGGATTGGTGGCAATGTCGAAGGAGGAGGCGGTGATGGCAAGAGCGGCGTCGGCGCTGTCAAGGGAGGAGGCTCCAACTCCATGGGAGGCGCGGGCTCTGGCAACTCAGGTGGCGGCGTTGCGGGACATGGTGATGGTGCAGGGAAGTCGGGCTCCGGCGGCGACGGCATGATGAAggctcccggcggcggcggctacaTCCCCCGCTCCTACTTCGAAGCCAACCCGAAGGAGTTCTTCCAGGGCCTCCACCAGCAGGGAGGAGGAGGCAAAAAGTAG